The Rufibacter sp. DG15C region AATCTAGAAATACGAAATCAGGTGTTGTGACAGGTCGTACAGCCTCTACCAAGAAAGCTATTGTAACATTGAAAGAGGGAGAAGTTATTGACTTCTACAGCGGCATCTAAGTTTAAAATAGAATGGCATTAAGAAAACTAAGACCAACAACACCAGGTCAAAGATTTAGAATCGCGCCAGCCTTCACTGAAATCACGAAGAGCGAGCCTGAGAAATCTTTGTTGGCATCCAAGAAAAAATCTGGTGGACGTAACAATGCGGGTCGTATGACCATGCGCTACATAGGCGGTGGACATAAGAAAAGATTCCGTATCATCGACTTCAAAAGAACGAAGTACGGTGTTCCTGCAACAGTAAAAGCGATTGAGTACGATCCAAACAGAACGGCCCGTATTGCTTTGCTTTACTATGCAGATGGTGAGAAAACCTACATCATTGCTCCAGCAGGCTTGGCAGTGGACGCAACAGTAGTATCAGGACCAGGAGTAGCTCCAGAAGTGGGTAACGCTCTTCCTCTATCTGATATTCCTCTAGGTACCATTGTACACAACATTGAGTTAACTCCAGGTAATGGTGGAATCATGGCAAGAAGTGCAGGTTCATATGCACAGCTTGTAGCAAGAGAAGGCCGTTATGCAACCTTGAAGTTACCATCAGGTGAAATGAGAATGGTTCTGGTTAACTGTATGGCTACTGTAGGATCAGTGTCAAATGCAGACCACATGAATGTGAAG contains the following coding sequences:
- the rplB gene encoding 50S ribosomal protein L2; this encodes MALRKLRPTTPGQRFRIAPAFTEITKSEPEKSLLASKKKSGGRNNAGRMTMRYIGGGHKKRFRIIDFKRTKYGVPATVKAIEYDPNRTARIALLYYADGEKTYIIAPAGLAVDATVVSGPGVAPEVGNALPLSDIPLGTIVHNIELTPGNGGIMARSAGSYAQLVAREGRYATLKLPSGEMRMVLVNCMATVGSVSNADHMNVKLGKAGRSRWMGIRPRVRGVAMNPVDHPMGGGEGKSSGGHPRSRNGLYAKGQKTRNKNKYSENLIVNRRKK